From Hymenobacter sedentarius, a single genomic window includes:
- a CDS encoding response regulator transcription factor, with protein sequence MKLLLVEDEPELLASVVSYLQAQHYVCEVATTYDQAQEKMLLHDYECIVLDLTLPGGDGLDLLRELQRHQKAAGVIITSARAAVDDRITGLELGADDYLPKPFYLPELSARIAALVRRRHYQGTNLLQVGLLSVDVSARRASVAAQPLTLTRTEFDLLLLLLANQGRVITKGAIAEHLSGDVAEQFDTYEKVYAHVKNLKRKLTEAGAPNYIRMVYGLGYRFDPNPAT encoded by the coding sequence ATGAAACTGCTTCTCGTCGAAGACGAACCCGAGCTGCTGGCCAGCGTGGTGAGCTACCTGCAGGCGCAGCACTACGTGTGCGAAGTGGCCACCACCTACGACCAAGCCCAGGAGAAAATGCTGCTGCACGACTACGAGTGCATCGTGCTCGACCTAACCCTGCCCGGCGGCGACGGCCTCGATTTGCTGCGCGAGCTGCAGCGCCACCAGAAGGCGGCCGGCGTCATTATCACCAGCGCCCGCGCCGCCGTGGATGACCGCATCACCGGCCTGGAGCTGGGCGCCGACGACTACCTGCCCAAGCCCTTCTACCTGCCCGAGCTCAGCGCCCGCATTGCTGCGCTGGTACGCCGCCGCCACTACCAGGGCACCAACCTGCTGCAGGTGGGCCTATTGAGCGTGGACGTATCGGCCCGCCGCGCCAGCGTAGCCGCCCAGCCCCTCACCCTCACCCGCACGGAATTCGATTTGCTGCTGTTGCTGCTGGCCAACCAGGGCCGCGTTATCACCAAAGGCGCCATCGCCGAGCACCTCTCCGGCGACGTGGCCGAGCAGTTCGATACGTACGAAAAAGTCTACGCCCACGTCAAAAACCTCAAGCGCAAGCTGACCGAGGCGGGCGCGCCGAATTATATTCGAATGGTGTACGGGTTGGGCTACCGCTTCGACCCCAACCCAGCTACCTAG
- a CDS encoding sensor histidine kinase, protein MKLLARTTVIFLIYASVVAAAGTFVYYEFIRKIYYAYVDRTLSRRKLRVDKALRLHLRTPSDLTFWHKLDHNVEFVPLPAPGPPTRFSQRMMYNELTGQVVPYRQLAAPVQFQGRPYRLELRTTMLDSQELLARIVMAGALLFGVLLVGLLVLQHFLARRLWAPFYHTLGQLQQYKLDQHQPVHLAPTRIPEFKELNSALSRVLNRNQRIYHRQKEFTENAAHELQTPLAILRTKLDLLVQEPGLTEEQASHIEPLLDVTQRLTHLSRSLLLLAHLDQQLFFPSETVDLAAVVRTQLGQLREQLEAANLTLVTEGLAPTLTVAANRSLIEILVSNLLSNAIRHNVPGGELRVQLTPEALTVENTGRPQALPADQLFVRFRPGPERPPGSVGLGLAIARQICETYGFLLSYHYEAPGRHSMRVRIH, encoded by the coding sequence ATGAAGCTCCTGGCCCGCACCACCGTCATCTTCCTGATTTACGCCAGCGTGGTGGCGGCAGCGGGCACGTTCGTGTACTATGAGTTCATCCGCAAAATCTACTACGCCTACGTTGACCGCACGCTGAGCCGGCGCAAGCTGCGCGTCGACAAGGCCTTGCGCCTGCACCTGCGCACGCCCTCCGACCTCACCTTCTGGCACAAGCTCGACCACAACGTGGAGTTTGTGCCGCTGCCGGCACCCGGCCCGCCCACGCGGTTTAGCCAGCGCATGATGTATAATGAGCTGACCGGCCAAGTGGTGCCCTATCGGCAACTGGCGGCGCCGGTGCAGTTTCAGGGCCGGCCCTACCGGCTGGAGCTGCGCACCACCATGCTCGATAGCCAGGAGCTGCTGGCGCGCATCGTAATGGCCGGCGCGCTGCTGTTTGGCGTGTTGCTGGTGGGGCTGCTGGTGTTGCAGCACTTCCTGGCCCGCCGGCTCTGGGCGCCGTTCTACCACACGCTGGGCCAGCTGCAGCAATACAAGCTCGACCAGCACCAGCCCGTGCACCTGGCCCCCACGCGCATTCCCGAGTTCAAAGAGCTCAATTCGGCCCTGAGCCGGGTGCTGAACCGCAACCAGCGCATCTACCACCGCCAGAAAGAATTCACCGAAAACGCGGCTCACGAGCTGCAAACGCCCCTGGCCATCCTGCGCACCAAGCTCGACCTGCTGGTGCAGGAGCCGGGCCTCACCGAGGAGCAGGCCAGTCACATCGAGCCCCTGCTGGACGTGACGCAGCGCCTCACCCACCTCAGCCGCAGCCTGCTGCTGCTGGCCCACCTCGACCAGCAGCTGTTTTTTCCTTCCGAAACGGTGGACCTCGCCGCCGTCGTCCGTACCCAGCTGGGGCAGCTGCGCGAGCAGCTCGAAGCGGCCAACCTCACGCTGGTAACCGAGGGCCTGGCGCCCACGCTCACCGTGGCCGCCAACCGGTCGCTTATCGAAATCCTGGTGAGCAACCTGCTCAGCAATGCCATTCGGCACAACGTGCCCGGCGGTGAGCTGCGCGTCCAGCTCACGCCGGAGGCGCTTACGGTGGAAAATACCGGCCGCCCGCAGGCCCTGCCCGCCGACCAGCTCTTTGTGCGCTTCCGGCCCGGCCCCGAGCGGCCGCCCGGCAGCGTGGGGCTGGGGCTGGCCATTGCCCGCCAGATTTGCGAGACCTACGGCTTTTTATTGAGCTACCACTACGAGGCGCCGGGTCGGCATTCCATGCGGGTGCGCATTCATTAA
- a CDS encoding alpha/beta fold hydrolase gives MPDAHGASPTQALFTPLTVKLPDGRTLGLTRYGNPAHQVAVFHHGFGSSSLELPPTVALLDRLQLQILAPDRPGVGASSVYRPLTFPSFADDVVAMLDTLGVAGPVAALGWSVGGVHALALAARYPERVAAVQLLSTCLPLGEPAAYRQLTPTWKALRWGQTGFPWLNRASFLWLSRQWARNPDRAIDWCIRLMRQAEQDVTSKPGFRELLRDAAVQGFAHHGRGVFDDAQAWCRRPGFAIEDVRAPTTLWHGTADGVWDPINIPYLASRIAGARVHLLPGQGHMMYLENWAEILEETRRLLGPLRPA, from the coding sequence ATGCCCGACGCCCATGGAGCCAGCCCCACCCAAGCCCTGTTTACGCCCCTCACCGTGAAGCTGCCCGATGGCCGCACCCTGGGCCTGACGCGCTACGGCAACCCGGCGCACCAAGTCGCGGTGTTTCACCACGGCTTTGGCTCCTCCAGCCTGGAGCTGCCGCCCACCGTGGCCCTGCTCGACCGCCTGCAGCTGCAGATCCTCGCCCCCGACCGGCCAGGAGTGGGGGCTTCCAGTGTGTACCGCCCGCTCACGTTCCCCTCTTTTGCCGACGACGTGGTGGCCATGCTCGACACGTTGGGCGTGGCGGGGCCGGTGGCTGCCCTGGGCTGGTCGGTGGGTGGGGTGCATGCCCTGGCCCTGGCGGCCCGCTACCCGGAGCGGGTGGCGGCCGTGCAGCTGCTCAGCACCTGCCTGCCGCTGGGCGAGCCCGCGGCATACCGCCAGCTTACCCCAACCTGGAAAGCCCTGCGCTGGGGCCAGACCGGTTTTCCCTGGCTAAATCGGGCCTCTTTTCTTTGGCTCAGCCGGCAGTGGGCCCGCAATCCGGACCGGGCCATCGACTGGTGTATCCGCCTGATGCGCCAGGCCGAGCAAGACGTTACGTCCAAGCCCGGGTTCCGAGAGTTGCTGCGCGATGCGGCCGTGCAAGGCTTCGCGCACCACGGCCGCGGCGTGTTCGACGATGCCCAGGCATGGTGCCGGCGGCCCGGCTTTGCCATTGAGGATGTGCGTGCACCCACTACCCTTTGGCACGGCACCGCCGATGGCGTATGGGACCCCATCAACATTCCCTACCTGGCCAGCCGCATTGCCGGAGCGCGGGTGCACTTGCTGCCCGGCCAAGGCCACATGATGTATCTGGAAAATTGGGCTGAAATTCTGGAAGAAACACGCCGCTTGCTGGGCCCGCTCCGGCCGGCTTAA
- a CDS encoding DUF3891 family protein: MIVNSTPAGWQIIYQQAHALLAAQLAWLWPPTLAPDRWMGLLAAAAQHDDEQEEWHKRGGHHGLTPAGAPANFTQKEFSMAQARGVMAAARYQGQWRSLLTSMHLSCLYESLRGSTPAITDFLDELRTGQQQWRRALKVKKEEAQSAYDLLHWADRLSLILCRGELPEMGRSLEISRGPDGQRYDVRQPHPGGPIHVEPWPFVLDEVEVTVEASLLTQLQYRDDAELAAALREAPIETLRWTLRRP, encoded by the coding sequence ATGATAGTTAATTCCACTCCTGCCGGCTGGCAAATTATTTACCAGCAGGCCCATGCCCTGCTCGCGGCGCAGCTCGCCTGGCTGTGGCCGCCCACCCTCGCCCCCGACCGCTGGATGGGCCTGCTGGCCGCGGCCGCTCAGCACGACGACGAGCAGGAAGAATGGCACAAGCGCGGCGGCCACCACGGCCTGACGCCCGCCGGCGCCCCCGCCAACTTCACCCAAAAGGAATTCTCCATGGCCCAGGCCCGCGGCGTGATGGCCGCCGCCCGCTACCAGGGGCAGTGGCGCAGTCTGCTCACCAGCATGCACCTGAGCTGCCTGTACGAGAGCCTGCGGGGCAGCACCCCAGCCATCACGGACTTTCTCGACGAGCTGCGCACCGGGCAGCAGCAGTGGCGCCGCGCCTTGAAGGTGAAGAAGGAAGAAGCCCAATCGGCCTACGACCTGCTGCACTGGGCCGACCGGCTATCACTTATCCTATGCCGGGGCGAACTGCCGGAAATGGGCCGCTCCCTCGAAATCAGCCGCGGGCCCGACGGGCAGCGCTACGACGTGCGCCAGCCCCACCCCGGCGGCCCCATCCACGTGGAGCCCTGGCCCTTTGTACTCGACGAAGTAGAGGTAACCGTAGAAGCCAGCCTGCTGACGCAGCTGCAATACCGCGACGATGCCGAGCTAGCGGCTGCCTTGCGCGAGGCACCTATCGAAACCCTGCGCTGGACGCTGCGCCGGCCCTAA
- a CDS encoding DUF6503 family protein has product MFSLSRLVHVFLFAAFGLLLAGPAQAQKQKMKTKGGLAVSYPAAEGFDVAGSDPKAVAIADRVMREMGGYDAWRNTRFLAWSFFGGQYQIWDKYTGDFHWEKDSLVANFNLSTKQGHVYSRGQDISASPAGQKTLERLPAIWINNSYWLLMPFKLKDSGVTLTYKGEAKTMDGAVADVLQMTFKNVGVTPQNRYEVLVNRATGLVDEWAYFATATDAQPAFRRRWNEYGKHGSILLAAGRSEAAKPGRLDNIAATQTLPADVMTSKTPVAKLK; this is encoded by the coding sequence ATGTTCTCCCTTTCCCGCCTGGTGCACGTGTTTCTGTTTGCCGCATTTGGCCTGCTGCTGGCGGGCCCGGCCCAGGCCCAGAAGCAAAAAATGAAGACCAAAGGCGGCTTGGCAGTGTCTTACCCGGCCGCCGAAGGCTTTGACGTGGCCGGCTCCGATCCCAAAGCCGTGGCCATTGCCGACCGCGTGATGCGCGAAATGGGCGGCTACGACGCCTGGCGCAACACCCGCTTTCTGGCCTGGAGCTTCTTTGGGGGCCAGTACCAGATTTGGGACAAGTATACCGGTGACTTCCACTGGGAAAAAGATTCGCTCGTGGCCAACTTCAACCTGAGCACCAAGCAGGGCCACGTCTACAGCCGGGGCCAGGACATCTCGGCCTCGCCCGCCGGCCAAAAGACCCTTGAGCGGCTACCCGCCATTTGGATAAACAACTCCTACTGGCTGCTCATGCCGTTTAAGCTCAAGGATTCGGGCGTGACGCTCACCTACAAGGGCGAAGCCAAAACCATGGACGGCGCCGTGGCCGACGTGCTGCAGATGACCTTCAAAAACGTAGGCGTGACGCCCCAAAACCGCTACGAAGTGCTGGTAAACCGCGCCACCGGCCTCGTGGACGAGTGGGCGTATTTCGCCACTGCCACCGACGCGCAACCGGCCTTCCGCCGCCGCTGGAACGAGTACGGGAAGCACGGCAGCATCCTGCTGGCCGCCGGCCGCAGCGAGGCCGCCAAGCCCGGCCGCCTCGACAACATTGCCGCCACCCAGACCCTGCCCGCCGACGTGATGACGAGCAAAACGCCGGTGGCCAAACTCAAGTAG
- a CDS encoding YihY/virulence factor BrkB family protein, with protein MAHYKFSDVVAVLKSSASEFSNNNSFRHAAALSYYTIFSLPPLLLIVITVASAAYGGEALTGQIYGQLKGLVGPDSAKFLQDSIAKFTLQQRGPIATTIGVATLIFAATTFFVTLQESINDIWNLKVKTEGIGIGAFIKQRFLSFGLILSVALLLLISFVISAVLSAFTGWLQQVLPMVGVVAIRLVDFTLSLGVTTLLFALIYRFLPDAIIRWNDVLIGAFITALLFVIGKFLIAFYIAKSDPGSAFGAAGSAIVLLLWVNYSSLIIFFGAEFTQEFADMFGQKVQPKSHAVRVRLQEFAPGESHEEVATGRPRSTGSWRS; from the coding sequence ATGGCACATTATAAGTTTTCCGACGTGGTGGCTGTCCTCAAATCGTCGGCCTCGGAATTCAGCAACAACAACTCCTTTCGCCACGCGGCGGCGCTTTCCTACTACACCATTTTTTCGTTGCCGCCGCTGCTGCTCATCGTCATCACGGTGGCCAGCGCTGCGTATGGCGGCGAGGCCCTCACCGGGCAGATTTACGGCCAGCTAAAAGGGCTGGTAGGCCCCGATTCGGCCAAGTTTCTGCAAGACAGCATCGCCAAGTTCACGCTGCAGCAGCGCGGCCCCATCGCCACCACCATAGGCGTGGCCACGCTGATTTTTGCGGCCACCACGTTTTTCGTCACCCTGCAGGAGAGCATCAACGACATCTGGAACCTGAAGGTGAAAACCGAGGGCATCGGCATTGGCGCTTTCATCAAGCAGCGGTTTCTGTCCTTTGGCCTCATTCTGAGCGTGGCCTTGCTGCTGCTTATCTCCTTTGTGATAAGCGCGGTGCTGAGCGCCTTCACCGGCTGGCTGCAGCAGGTGCTGCCCATGGTGGGCGTGGTCGCCATCCGGCTCGTCGATTTTACGTTGTCGTTGGGCGTCACCACGCTGCTCTTTGCATTGATTTACCGTTTTCTGCCCGATGCCATTATTCGCTGGAACGACGTGCTCATCGGCGCCTTTATCACAGCGCTGCTCTTCGTTATCGGCAAGTTCCTCATCGCCTTCTACATCGCCAAGTCTGACCCGGGCTCGGCCTTTGGGGCGGCAGGCTCGGCCATTGTGCTGCTGCTGTGGGTCAACTATTCCTCGCTCATCATCTTTTTCGGGGCCGAGTTTACCCAGGAGTTTGCCGACATGTTTGGCCAGAAAGTGCAGCCCAAGTCCCACGCCGTGCGGGTGCGCCTGCAGGAGTTTGCGCCCGGCGAGTCGCACGAAGAAGTTGCTACGGGGCGCCCGCGTTCCACCGGCAGCTGGCGTTCCTAA
- the rlmN gene encoding 23S rRNA (adenine(2503)-C(2))-methyltransferase RlmN — protein MLLELPLAPTFKKRDIRKTSPDELKAFMVEHGEKPFRAKQVTEWLWKNTAATFEEMNNISVATRELLDQHFVINGVTVQNKQLSNDGTIKSAFKLYDGNIVEGVLIPHDTRMTACISSQVGCSLTCKFCATGYMDRKRNLDAAEIYDQVVRIREQCESQYGTPLTNIVYMGMGEPLLNYANVVESVRRITAPDGLNMAPRRITISTAGIAKMIKKLADDDVKANLALSLHAPTDAKRNEIMPINEANSLAALKEALQYYHQKTGRKVTYEYIVFDNFNDTLEDAENLLKISKWLPCKVNLIEYNPIENADYKNTGDDKLTAFHKYLADRGVQTNVRRSRGKDIDAACGQLAVKEKSDVAA, from the coding sequence ATGCTTCTGGAACTGCCCCTCGCCCCCACCTTTAAGAAACGTGACATCCGCAAAACCTCGCCCGATGAGCTGAAAGCCTTTATGGTGGAGCACGGCGAGAAGCCCTTCCGCGCCAAGCAGGTGACGGAGTGGCTGTGGAAGAACACCGCCGCCACGTTTGAGGAGATGAACAACATCTCGGTGGCCACGCGTGAGCTGCTGGACCAGCACTTTGTGATAAATGGCGTGACGGTGCAGAACAAGCAGCTCTCGAACGACGGCACCATCAAATCGGCGTTTAAGCTCTACGACGGCAACATTGTGGAGGGCGTGCTCATTCCGCACGACACCCGCATGACGGCCTGCATCTCGAGTCAGGTGGGCTGCTCGCTCACCTGTAAGTTTTGCGCCACGGGCTACATGGACCGCAAGCGCAACCTCGACGCGGCCGAGATTTACGACCAAGTGGTGCGCATCCGGGAGCAGTGCGAAAGCCAGTACGGCACGCCGCTCACCAACATCGTGTACATGGGCATGGGCGAGCCCCTGCTCAACTACGCCAACGTGGTGGAAAGCGTGCGCCGCATCACCGCGCCCGACGGCCTGAACATGGCCCCGCGCCGCATCACCATCAGCACGGCCGGCATCGCCAAGATGATTAAGAAGCTGGCCGACGACGACGTGAAGGCCAACCTGGCCCTGTCGCTGCACGCGCCCACCGATGCCAAGCGCAACGAAATCATGCCCATCAACGAGGCTAACTCCCTGGCCGCGCTGAAGGAAGCCCTGCAGTACTACCACCAGAAAACCGGCCGCAAGGTCACCTACGAATACATCGTGTTCGACAACTTCAACGACACGCTGGAGGACGCCGAAAACCTGCTCAAAATCAGCAAGTGGCTGCCCTGCAAGGTGAATCTGATTGAGTACAACCCCATCGAAAACGCCGACTACAAAAACACTGGCGACGACAAGCTCACCGCATTCCACAAGTACCTGGCCGACCGTGGCGTGCAAACCAACGTGCGCCGGAGCCGCGGCAAGGACATCGACGCCGCTTGCGGGCAGCTAGCCGTGAAGGAGAAAAGCGACGTAGCCGCTTAA
- a CDS encoding thioesterase family protein, with translation MARIKVALPDTFSFATEIPVRITDLNYGGHLGNDALLGLLHEARVHFLRSLGMQNDYDPVSKLGLIMVDVAVEYKGEAFHGDVLRFEMAAADPSKYGFDVVYHVHNQAGKEIARAKTGMLCFDYNVRKLRLLPEELAAQVAG, from the coding sequence ATGGCCCGCATAAAAGTAGCCCTGCCCGATACCTTCTCCTTCGCCACCGAAATCCCCGTTCGTATCACCGACCTCAACTACGGCGGCCACCTCGGCAACGACGCGCTGCTGGGCCTGCTGCACGAAGCGCGGGTGCATTTCCTGCGTTCGCTGGGGATGCAGAACGATTATGACCCCGTTTCCAAGCTCGGCCTCATTATGGTCGATGTGGCCGTGGAGTACAAAGGCGAGGCGTTTCACGGCGACGTGCTGCGCTTCGAAATGGCTGCCGCCGACCCCAGCAAGTACGGCTTCGACGTGGTGTACCACGTGCACAACCAAGCCGGCAAGGAAATAGCCCGTGCTAAAACCGGCATGCTGTGCTTCGATTACAACGTGCGCAAGTTGCGCCTGCTGCCCGAGGAATTGGCGGCGCAAGTAGCCGGCTAG
- the mnmD gene encoding tRNA (5-methylaminomethyl-2-thiouridine)(34)-methyltransferase MnmD, protein MKNEEFFAGPKVEVRLTRDGSATLYVPALNEQYHSRHGARQESEFVYLQAGLAPLLAVGAGQRGRPPVRLLEVGLGTGLNALLTLHHAQQAGAAVAYDALETLPLPAAVVAALAPEWEAQPGEAGRWFRALHAAPWGEAHPLAPEFCLTKLHQPLQEAALPTAHYDLIYFDAFAPEKQPELWEEAIFRQLYNAAAPGAALVSYCAQGQFRRNLRAAGWLTEKLPGPPGKREMTRARKQPAD, encoded by the coding sequence ATGAAGAATGAAGAGTTCTTTGCGGGGCCAAAGGTAGAAGTGCGCCTCACGAGAGACGGCTCGGCTACGCTATACGTGCCCGCCCTGAACGAGCAGTACCACTCGCGGCACGGCGCGCGCCAGGAATCTGAGTTCGTCTACCTACAGGCCGGGCTGGCGCCGCTGCTCGCTGTCGGTGCCGGGCAGCGCGGCCGCCCGCCGGTGCGCCTGCTCGAAGTTGGGCTGGGCACCGGGCTCAACGCGCTGCTGACCTTGCACCATGCCCAGCAAGCCGGCGCCGCCGTGGCCTATGACGCCCTCGAAACCCTGCCACTGCCGGCTGCCGTGGTGGCCGCGCTGGCTCCCGAGTGGGAGGCGCAGCCGGGCGAGGCCGGGCGCTGGTTTCGGGCGCTGCACGCCGCCCCGTGGGGCGAGGCGCACCCGCTGGCGCCGGAGTTCTGCCTTACCAAGCTGCACCAGCCCTTGCAGGAAGCTGCTTTGCCCACCGCCCACTACGACTTGATTTATTTCGATGCCTTCGCTCCCGAAAAACAGCCGGAGCTGTGGGAGGAGGCCATTTTTCGGCAGCTCTACAATGCCGCCGCGCCGGGTGCGGCGCTGGTGAGCTACTGCGCGCAAGGCCAGTTTCGGCGCAACCTGCGAGCGGCCGGCTGGCTCACCGAAAAGCTGCCCGGCCCGCCCGGCAAGCGGGAAATGACGAGGGCCAGAAAGCAGCCAGCAGATTAA
- a CDS encoding DUF2157 domain-containing protein has protein sequence MSRKFLETEGPAWVAEGLISEEQRQKLLARYPPEAQALGLLPLLGSVLVGLSALSVVAANWQALPDALRLAILLGSLTGSYAAGAYFLRRGNPDLGHGLIGLGLILFGASIILTSQLYQLVGYDVSGLVAWVVAGVALSYVYGSRLLVLLTVVIGAAVQTYCVESLGSFSYATAVMVAGGLGYYWWRRPEVVSSTVLAAGLLWQIGLLIIVLHAKITWFFVPAMLVYAAGDWQPNRPGGWALQGPPLVAAYLFMFGLATFGETDTYANVLRPPLLPYLGALAAVLALSVAGKRARGRLDTLLDWLLLLPGFYLPGGLPLAVATLVVLYAHAGSVLARAHRNEDPEQLTIGAVLFVASTMVAYFKLTWAFLDKSLFFLLGGVLLLSLSWYLRRRNAQVLAAATPPSSPAPNSASANTSAAPSAPNPETPPRNA, from the coding sequence TTGTCCCGCAAATTCCTCGAAACCGAAGGCCCCGCTTGGGTTGCCGAAGGCCTCATCAGCGAAGAGCAGCGGCAGAAATTGCTGGCCCGCTACCCGCCCGAAGCGCAGGCCCTGGGCTTGCTCCCGTTGCTGGGCAGTGTGCTGGTGGGCCTGAGCGCGCTGAGTGTGGTGGCTGCCAACTGGCAGGCCCTGCCCGATGCGCTTCGCCTGGCCATCCTGCTGGGCAGCCTCACGGGCTCATACGCCGCCGGGGCGTACTTTCTGCGGCGCGGCAACCCCGATTTGGGCCACGGCCTCATTGGGCTAGGGCTGATTCTGTTCGGGGCCAGCATCATTCTCACCAGCCAGCTCTACCAGCTGGTGGGCTACGACGTGAGTGGCCTGGTAGCCTGGGTGGTGGCCGGCGTGGCCCTGAGCTACGTGTACGGCTCGCGCCTGCTGGTATTGCTCACGGTGGTGATAGGCGCCGCCGTGCAAACGTATTGCGTGGAGTCGCTGGGCAGCTTTAGCTATGCCACAGCGGTGATGGTGGCGGGCGGCCTGGGCTACTACTGGTGGCGCCGGCCCGAGGTGGTGAGCAGCACGGTGCTGGCGGCGGGCCTGCTCTGGCAAATTGGGCTGCTCATCATTGTGCTGCACGCCAAAATCACTTGGTTTTTTGTGCCGGCCATGCTGGTTTACGCCGCTGGCGACTGGCAACCCAACCGTCCCGGGGGCTGGGCCCTGCAGGGCCCGCCGCTGGTCGCTGCGTACCTGTTCATGTTTGGGCTGGCCACTTTTGGCGAAACCGATACCTATGCCAACGTGCTGCGGCCGCCGCTGCTGCCGTACCTGGGGGCGCTGGCGGCGGTGCTGGCCCTGTCGGTAGCGGGCAAGCGGGCACGCGGCCGGCTCGATACCTTGCTCGACTGGCTGCTGCTTTTGCCGGGTTTCTACCTGCCGGGCGGGCTGCCGCTGGCAGTGGCGACGCTGGTGGTGCTGTATGCGCACGCGGGCTCGGTGCTCGCCCGCGCCCACCGCAACGAAGACCCCGAGCAGCTCACCATCGGGGCGGTACTGTTTGTGGCGTCGACCATGGTGGCCTACTTCAAGCTGACCTGGGCGTTTTTGGATAAGTCGCTGTTCTTCCTGCTAGGCGGCGTGCTGCTGCTGAGCTTGAGCTGGTACCTGCGCCGCCGCAATGCCCAGGTGCTGGCAGCAGCTACGCCTCCGTCTTCACCCGCCCCAAATTCGGCCTCGGCCAACACTTCCGCCGCGCCTTCGGCGCCCAACCCGGAAACCCCACCCCGCAATGCCTGA
- a CDS encoding GDYXXLXY domain-containing protein yields the protein MPDLLTWFSKPTRRRPLLRLLVAAQVLYVLGVAGAGYATAAFGQHIILATTPIDPRDLLYGDFVRLHYAISEAPLRLWHDVAQPPRRRQGVFVLLAPGPDSLSTTVGVYPKAPQPGSGQVVLRGWVTNVYRTSFGLRFNLERYYVPEGSGLRLEKLGRLHPLRVRVSIAPWGQARIAKVEEVKAPGTPVVR from the coding sequence ATGCCTGACTTGCTGACCTGGTTTTCGAAACCCACGCGCCGTCGGCCGCTGCTGCGCTTGCTGGTAGCGGCGCAGGTGCTCTACGTGCTGGGAGTGGCCGGGGCGGGCTATGCCACGGCTGCTTTCGGCCAGCACATCATCCTGGCCACCACGCCCATCGACCCGCGCGATTTGCTGTATGGCGATTTCGTGCGCCTGCACTACGCCATCAGCGAGGCGCCGCTGCGTCTGTGGCACGATGTGGCCCAGCCCCCGCGCCGCCGGCAGGGCGTATTCGTGCTGCTGGCTCCCGGTCCCGATAGCCTCAGCACCACGGTAGGAGTTTATCCCAAGGCACCTCAGCCCGGCTCCGGCCAGGTGGTGCTGCGCGGCTGGGTTACCAACGTGTACCGCACGTCCTTCGGCCTGCGCTTCAACCTGGAGCGCTACTACGTGCCCGAAGGCAGCGGCCTGCGCCTGGAAAAGCTGGGCCGCCTGCATCCCCTGCGCGTGCGCGTCAGCATTGCCCCCTGGGGCCAGGCCCGCATTGCCAAAGTTGAGGAAGTGAAGGCGCCGGGTACTCCGGTAGTTCGGTAA
- a CDS encoding 5-formyltetrahydrofolate cyclo-ligase translates to MEDFTKAKIRRATLARRQAMSAAEIAQRSQQLCKQLFQHFPVAEWRWLHVFLPLARHNEPDTWLIIQRLWAEKLDVRLAAPVVQPDGISLKHYELTPNTPLQDNRWGIPEPVVVAAPEVSAAAFDAVLVPLLAVDEAGHRVGYGGGFYDRFLAQCGSNTSFIGVSVLDDAPVAHIADVLPTDIPLHAYLTPSGVWRF, encoded by the coding sequence ATGGAAGATTTCACGAAGGCCAAAATTCGCCGCGCTACCCTCGCTCGCCGCCAGGCCATGTCGGCCGCCGAAATTGCGCAGCGCAGTCAGCAATTGTGCAAGCAGCTTTTCCAGCATTTTCCTGTGGCTGAGTGGCGCTGGCTGCACGTGTTTCTGCCGCTGGCCCGCCATAATGAGCCCGACACCTGGCTTATTATTCAGCGCCTGTGGGCCGAGAAGCTGGACGTCCGACTTGCAGCACCGGTAGTACAGCCCGATGGCATTTCGCTGAAACACTACGAGCTGACGCCCAACACGCCGCTTCAAGACAATCGCTGGGGCATTCCTGAGCCGGTGGTTGTAGCTGCCCCCGAAGTCTCAGCAGCGGCGTTTGATGCCGTGCTGGTGCCCCTGCTGGCCGTAGACGAAGCCGGCCACCGCGTGGGCTACGGCGGCGGTTTTTATGACCGGTTTTTAGCCCAATGTGGCTCCAATACCAGCTTCATCGGCGTAAGCGTGCTGGATGATGCACCCGTCGCTCACATTGCCGATGTGCTGCCTACCGATATCCCCCTGCATGCCTACCTGACGCCTAGTGGCGTGTGGCGGTTTTAG